CCACATCGTGGTGGATACCGAGGGCAAGGCGCGCGAGCTGGTGTCGTACCTGCAGGACGACCCGGACAGTTTTGCCGAGATGGCGCGCGAGCATTCGATCGCGGACACGCGCGAGCAGGGCGGGGACATCGGCAAGGTGCTGCGCGGATCGCTGAAGGGCGACATCGAGGCCAAGGTGTTCAACGCGCAGCCCGGCGACCTGCTGGGGCCGTTTCCGGCGCCGGACAAGTCGTTCTTCGAGGTCTTCCTGGTGCGGGCCAAGCATCCGGCCCGGCTGGACCCGGACGTTACTGTCGAGATCCGCCGGCGGCTGCGCGAGGACTGGCTGATGGCAAGGGCGCAGGAACATGTCATCGAAGCCCGCTAGCGAGCCCGCCGCCGGCGCCGCGGCCCAGCCGCCGGGCGCCGGCCAGTCGCTGGCCGACTTTCTGGCGACCGTGGAGATCCTGTCGCCGCTGACGCGCGACGAGATCGAGCGGCTGGCCGCCAGCGCGCGGCCGCTGGCGTTTGGCTTTGGCGACACGGTCTGCAACGCCGGCGAGCCCGCCGAGGGCATCTTCATCGTGCGCAACGGGTCGGTGCGCGTGTTCAACGAGGAACACGGCAAGGAAATCAGCATGGGCGTGCGCAAGGCCGGCGAGGTGTTTGCCGACATCGCGCTGCTGCGCGAATACCGGCACGAGTCGTCGGTGCGGGCGTCGGGCAAGACCGAGCTGCTGATGATTCCGCGCGCGGTGTCCGAGCCGGTGGTGGGCGGCAACCCGGCCGCGCTGGCATTCATCACGAGCCACGTGGCGATCAGTTCGGCCGGCGGCTTCGTGGCGCGGCTGTTCGACCTGCGCGGCAAGCTGGACAAGCTGGAGCTGGAAGACGCCGTGCGCAGCGTGGGCGTGAAGCGCGTGGCGGCCGGCAAGACCATCCTGCAGCAGGACGGGCGTGACGACCGCCGGCTGTACGTGGTGCGGCAGGGGACGGTGCGCATCGTGCGCGAGGAAGACGGCGATACGTTCCCGCTGGCCACGCTGGGCCAGGGCGAGATCTTTGGCGAGCGCGCCTGCGTGATGCGGCAGGAGCAGGTGGCGTCGGCCATCGCCGAGACCGACGTGCGGCTGCTGGTGATTCCCGAGAAGACCGTGCAGTTGATCCTGGAACGCAATGCGCGGCTGCGCGAGGTGCTGGAGGAGCGGATCCGTGCGGTGGACCGCGAGCTGCACCGGCAGCAGAAGCTGGCCGAGCGCCGCAAGCGGCCCGTGCTGCTGGACCTGCATTCGAAGCCCGAGATGGGCGAACGGCTGATCCGCCGTTTCGCGCTGGTGGAGCAGGCCGAGGAGATGGACTGCGGCGCGGCCTGCCTGGCGATGGTGTGCCGGCACCACGGCATTCCGATGACGCTGGGCAAGCTGCGCGAGCTGGCCAACGTGACCACGTCGGGCGCCACGCTGGACAGCCTGGCGCGGGCGGGGGAGTCGCTGGGCTTCACCACGCGCGGGGTGCAGTGCACGCGCGACGCGCTGATGGGCTTCGAGCTGCCGTTCATCATCCACTGGGAGGGCTACCACTACGTGGTGGTCTATGGCGTGTCGGCGCGCCACGTCTGGGTGGCCGACCCGGCCATTGGTTTCCGCAAGATGGGCACCGAGGAGTTCGAGCGCGGCTGGAGCGGCACCTGCCTGCTGTTCTCGCCCGGCACGCAGATGAACGAGCTGGCCGTGTCACGCTCGCCGTGGCTGCGCTTCATTGGCTACCTGTCGCCGTACCGCAGGATCCTGGCGCACCTGTTCCTGGCGACGTTCGTGATCCAGTTGCTGGGCGTGGTGCCGCCGCTGATCATCCAGAACATCCTGGACGGGGTGGTGGTGCACCAGAACATCGGGCTGCTGCACCTGCTGATCCTGGGGCTGGTGATCTCGAACGTGTTCACGCAGCTGATGGTGACCATCCGCGCGTACCTGGCGAACTTCATGGTGCGCAACATGGACTTCGCGATGATGTCGCACTTCTTCAAGCACACCCTGTCGCTGCCGCTGTCGTTCTTCGCCAAGCGCAAGACCGGCGACATCTTCGCGCGGTTCCAGGAGAACCAGACGATCCGGGCGTTCCTGACCGAGTCCACGGTGACCACGGCGCTGAACCTGCTGATGGTGTTCATCTACTTCAGCATCATGTTCCTCTACAACGTCAAGCTGACGCTGCTGCTGATTGCGTTCGTGATACCGATTGCCGCGCTGACCGTGGTGGTGACGCCGAAGGTGAAGACCTACGCGCGCGAGGTGTTCGCGGCATCGACCGACGCCAAGGCGTACCTGATGGAGACGCTGGGCGGCGCCGAGACGGTCAAGGGCATGGGCATCGAGCGGCCCGTTCGGCTGCGCTGGGAGCGCAAGTACGCCAAGGCGCTGGACAAGCAGTACCAGGCGCAGTCGTTCCACATCCTCGTGGGGCTGGTGAGCCAGGTGCTGAACGCGGCCACGACCATCACGATCCTCTGGGTGGGCGCCACGCTGGTGCTGGAGCGGGAGCTGACGATTGGCCAGTTGATCGCGTTCAACGCGTTCATGGGCAGCGTGCTGGCGCCGCTGATGGGGCTGGTGGCGCTTTGGGGCCAGCTCAACGACGCCGGCGTGGCGATGGAGCGGCTGGGCGACGTGCTGGACCTGGAGCCCGAGCAGAAGCCGCAGGACGTGATGTCGCGCGTGTCGCTACCGGACCTGCAGGGCGAGATCCAGTTCGACGGGGTGTACTTCCGCTATGGCGGCGACGACACGCCGTACGTGCTGGAGAACATCAGCTTCCACATGCGGCCGGGCGAGATGGTGGCGATTGTCGGGCGCAGCGGATCGGGCAAGACCACTCTGGCCAAGCTGCTGGTGGGCTTCTACAAGCCCACCGACGGCACGATGAAGGTGGACGGCTACGACATGAACGTGATCGACACCGAGTTCTTCCGGGCCCAGGTGGGGTATGTGATGCAGACCAACCTGCTGTTTTCGGGCACGGTGGCGGAGAACATCGCCTGCGGCGACGACAGCCCGGACCGCCGCCGCATCGAGGAAGTGGCCAAGATGGCCGATGCCCACGCGTTCATCTCGAAGCTGCCGCTCGGCTACGAGCAGGTGGTGGGCGAGCGCGGCATCGGGCTGTCGGGCGG
This sequence is a window from Cupriavidus pauculus. Protein-coding genes within it:
- a CDS encoding peptidase domain-containing ABC transporter, translated to MSSKPASEPAAGAAAQPPGAGQSLADFLATVEILSPLTRDEIERLAASARPLAFGFGDTVCNAGEPAEGIFIVRNGSVRVFNEEHGKEISMGVRKAGEVFADIALLREYRHESSVRASGKTELLMIPRAVSEPVVGGNPAALAFITSHVAISSAGGFVARLFDLRGKLDKLELEDAVRSVGVKRVAAGKTILQQDGRDDRRLYVVRQGTVRIVREEDGDTFPLATLGQGEIFGERACVMRQEQVASAIAETDVRLLVIPEKTVQLILERNARLREVLEERIRAVDRELHRQQKLAERRKRPVLLDLHSKPEMGERLIRRFALVEQAEEMDCGAACLAMVCRHHGIPMTLGKLRELANVTTSGATLDSLARAGESLGFTTRGVQCTRDALMGFELPFIIHWEGYHYVVVYGVSARHVWVADPAIGFRKMGTEEFERGWSGTCLLFSPGTQMNELAVSRSPWLRFIGYLSPYRRILAHLFLATFVIQLLGVVPPLIIQNILDGVVVHQNIGLLHLLILGLVISNVFTQLMVTIRAYLANFMVRNMDFAMMSHFFKHTLSLPLSFFAKRKTGDIFARFQENQTIRAFLTESTVTTALNLLMVFIYFSIMFLYNVKLTLLLIAFVIPIAALTVVVTPKVKTYAREVFAASTDAKAYLMETLGGAETVKGMGIERPVRLRWERKYAKALDKQYQAQSFHILVGLVSQVLNAATTITILWVGATLVLERELTIGQLIAFNAFMGSVLAPLMGLVALWGQLNDAGVAMERLGDVLDLEPEQKPQDVMSRVSLPDLQGEIQFDGVYFRYGGDDTPYVLENISFHMRPGEMVAIVGRSGSGKTTLAKLLVGFYKPTDGTMKVDGYDMNVIDTEFFRAQVGYVMQTNLLFSGTVAENIACGDDSPDRRRIEEVAKMADAHAFISKLPLGYEQVVGERGIGLSGGQIQRLCIARALYHDPRLLVFDEATSALDTQSESNILANMQEILRGRTAVIIAHRLSTIMQADKILVLYEGGIVEQGRHEELLERRGMYYQLVQKQLSAA